The Pseudarthrobacter sp. BIM B-2242 region CTGCCCTGAATCCGGCGCCGGCATCAGCCCCCGTCAACCGTTAGGAAATCGACACACTACTGCCCATGGCGGAACCGCCCCCGCAGGCGGACACTAAGTCATGGCTACCCCAAGCGGTCCAGAACGAATCGGCCCCGGCGCACCGGGCCAGGAAAATACTGCGCCAGCCGCGAGCAAACGACGCCGTTTGCTCGCGGCTCTTTTGTCCCTCTTTTTGGTGGCGATGGTGGTTGGATCCGCCCTCCTGTTCAGCCGGCCGGCCGCCCAGGTTGCGGCCCCGGAGCCGACAGCCACCGAAACCGTCACCCCTACTCCGTCCGAGACCACCCCGCCGCCCCCGCCGGCCCCCGCGCCTCCGCCGCCGCCCGAACCCATCGCCGAACTCCCGGCGGTGCCCATGAACATCCTGCTGATCGGCAGCGACAGCCGCGCCAACGCCAGGGACCAGGCGGCCCACACCCAGGCCACGGGCGAATGGCAGGATCACCGGGCCGACACGCTGATGCTGGTCCATGTCCCCGCCGACCGGCGGAGCGTCCACGTGGTCTCCCTCATGCGGGACCTGTACGTCAACATCCCCGGCTACGGCGCCTCCAAGATCAACGACAGCCTGTCGGTGGGCGGCATGCCGCTGGCGGCGCAGACTGTGGGGCAGCTGATGGGCACCACGATTGACCACACCATCATGCTGGACTTCAACGGGTTCCGGGCCCTGACCGACGCTCTGGGTGGCATCGCGGTGGACGTGCCGCTGGCGTTCCAGTCCACCCACGACAGCCAGCACGTGTTCACCCAGGGCGTCAACCATCTCAACGGCCAGGCCGCCCTGGAATTTGTCCGCGAGCGCTACGCCTTCGTCGACGGCGACTTCCAGCGGGTCCGGAACCAGCAGACGTTCCTCCGCGCCATCCTCGCCAGGCTGACCAGTGACACCGTTCTCCACGACGTCACCGCCTTGCGGGGCCTGGTGAACTTCGCCGGTAGCTACCTCACGGTGGACCAGGGCTTTGATCCGGCGGGTGTGGCAGTCCTGGCCTACGCAATGCGCGGCATCGACCCCAACAGTTTCGTCTCCCTCACCCTGCCCACGGCCGGCGTGGGCTTTGCGCCGGGCGGGGCATCGGTGGTTTTCCCGGACTACGGCGGGATCGCCCAGGTGGCCGCGGCCATGCGCGAAGGCCGGCTGCCTGAGTACGCGGGGGTCCGCTAACGTCCGCGCCGCGGCGGGATCCTGCGTCAGGACACGGACTGGCCCCCGGCATCTGCCGGGGGCCAGTCGGGTTAACTCCGCGTCGGGTCAGGGTGCAGCGGCACCGGCCCTGGATCCGGGACGGGCAGCGGGCCGGGCGGCTCGGGCGTCGGGACGGGGCTGGGCCTCTCGGGTCCCGGATGGCCGGGATGCGTGGGATCCGGCGTTAACGGATCCGGCCCTGGCTCGGGCGGGAACGGCTCGGGTTCGTGCACTGGCGGGATGGTCATTCAACTTCCCCTCTCACGCTGGGCGGATGCGCCTTGGCGTGATCAGGATACGCCCGACCGCGTCCCCCATCTACGGACGGCCCGGACGCTCTCTCACTTAATGCGCATTTTCCTGGAACGCTCTATCACTTA contains the following coding sequences:
- a CDS encoding LCP family protein, which translates into the protein MVVGSALLFSRPAAQVAAPEPTATETVTPTPSETTPPPPPAPAPPPPPEPIAELPAVPMNILLIGSDSRANARDQAAHTQATGEWQDHRADTLMLVHVPADRRSVHVVSLMRDLYVNIPGYGASKINDSLSVGGMPLAAQTVGQLMGTTIDHTIMLDFNGFRALTDALGGIAVDVPLAFQSTHDSQHVFTQGVNHLNGQAALEFVRERYAFVDGDFQRVRNQQTFLRAILARLTSDTVLHDVTALRGLVNFAGSYLTVDQGFDPAGVAVLAYAMRGIDPNSFVSLTLPTAGVGFAPGGASVVFPDYGGIAQVAAAMREGRLPEYAGVR